The Rhododendron vialii isolate Sample 1 chromosome 1a, ASM3025357v1 region TCAATCCTTTCAATGAAAAATGTCGTCTCTCGTTTTTTTTCTCACTCCCTCACAAATCCCTTTCGATTCGTCTCTCACTCCGTCACTCTCTCTGTCGTTCTCCTCTCTCCTGTAACTTGCCCAAACAGTTTAGACGTATATGCTTTTTTAGCAAAGAGAGACATCTATTGAGCTCAATTTTTATGATGGATGATGGAATTTCCTCCCTTTGTTCACTTCCACTCCTCTTAATACCATAATTCAAGTTTACAATTTCCATCAACCCATCCTTTTCTATCCCACTAAACAACCAACTGCTTCTTTCTCGGTCTGGCAGAACAACCACTTGCTATTCTATGTCCTCTCCTTGGGGAAATCGACATCAAAGAGAGAGCGGATTTTTTTTGCCCTCGTAGTTCTGATAATTGTAACGACCCACTCTTTATTGCACaagaaccttttcaaccctaacAACATGACTCATAATGCTCAAGTTCAAGCCATCGAAGTTATGATGGATGGTCCATTATATATCACGCATGCTTCTTGCAATATGGGGCAAACACTGCTGTCCGCGTGTGTGCCCCATCTCTCATTGAATACAAGCTAATTGAACTAAAGAAGAAAGCCCAAACTGGCAATTACACAGCAGAGAAGGCCATCTCCTGACTTAGCTGGTCGCAGCGCAATCCCATGATCAAGACTATGAGCATCACACAATCCTTCATTCTTTTGGGAGGACCACCAACCTTTTGGAGCAGAGAAATGCCCTCATATTGTCCAGGGCCAAAAGGGGCAAGCTGAACGCAATCCATTGCCTAGGCTGGAAAATCCTATGGTTCCTTTCCATCCTTATCAATGAATACTTGAGGATTAAGCTGTAAAAACCTTTCCCTTCACATGGGGCACATACCGATCAACTATATCTGTTAACTcagagtgtttttttttgctgtcAGTTCAAAAGCCAGTCTTTTCTGCGGATTTTTTCATACAACCCGCAACTTAATACCAAATGCATTCATAGTTTGCATCACACAATGTCTACTGAACTTTCCAGCACAACCCATAGGTACTAATCTGTTTGAAAATAAAGCCTTCAAATGGTTTAACTGATACCAGTTCTACTTGATTTGATCAGGCTTTGGCTGTAATGTCCTTACTGACAAGCATTGCCCCTCAAAAAGCTATATTAGCAGAGAGTGGAAGCCAAGTAGATGTCAAAGACGTGCCGTTAAACACAGTCGTCATCGTCAAGGCCGGTGAAGCTATCCCAATTGATGGAATCGTAGTAGAAGGCCAATCTGAGGTTGACGAGAAGATGTTGACTGGAGAGCCATTTCCCGTTTTCAAACAACTGGACGACACTGTTTGGGCCGGCACTATCAATCTTAATGGTTAGTTTCTCTTTCCCGCCACCTTTTTATCTAGTACTGACCCTAAGCAAAGACGAGTAAGGCTTTTGGCCCTCCAAAATTTCGCTAAAACGAAACACCCAAAAAAGTTGTTTAGTACTCATTTAATACAGGGTATTTAAAATGAGCATgtcaattaaataaaaaatgattataCGAGCATAAATAGTACTTTTGCAGcaaaaatgcaaggaaaaaaaagaagaagcccaaGCAGAGTTCTCAGAGGTTATGTCTATGCAGCATGGTTGCTAGTTGATTCATATGTAAACTAAAGATGCATTTGGGGTGAACAGAAATATATTCCTTACTGTAGaatatattttcatattttcagGTTATATTAAGGTTAAGACAATTGCTATAGCAGAGGATTGTGTGGTGGCAAGAATGACAAAGCTAGTAGAAGATTCTCATAGAAGGAAATCTAAAACTGAGAGATTGGTAGACACTTGTGCCAAGTACTATATTCCTGGTTAGTCTCTCCAGCATTATACAAATACGAGTTAGTATTACATTTTCCAGCACAAAACTAAATGATCTCTGATTGGCtatatgtgtgtttgtgtgtgtgtgaacaTGCTGCTCTTCCGATACACTGTCACATTTGGGTTCTGAATGTCACTCACAGAAATCAGCTACTGCACAAGAAAGTGTGATATGGCTACTGCATATAAAATGTGTGGCATTCTTGTTTATACTTGCTGCTGCTCGGATACCCGGTCACATTTGGGTTCCGAATCCGAGTCACTGAAATCAATTACTGCACAAGAAAGTATGATATGGCTATCTATCtactctctctcaaaaatcaaaaatccttttacCTGTGGGATCCTTGTATACTATTGTTTACTAAGTGATAGGATCTTTACAATGGCAAAAACTGAGTGTTGTTGAAAGTTTTTAGATTTGTCAACAAGAGCTGAACAAAAAACAAGAGCTAGTGGAGGAAGACTAGGAATAAGAGATGGGCTAAAGAGAGCCAAtttacttttatgttttgcagGGGTTGTGTTGCTATCAGCAGGTTTGGCTGTGATTCCAGCTGCATTGAGAGTTGATAACGTAACACAATGGTTTTACTTAGCAATAGTGGTATTGGTAAGTGGATGTCCTTGTGCACTCATCCTCAGTACCCCTGTTGCCAATTTCTGTGCACTTACCAAGGCTGCGACGACCGGACTTCTAGTCAAGGGTGGAGAGTATCTGGAGATTCTTGCCAAAGTTAAAACCGTGGCCTTTGATAAAACTGGAACCATAACAAGGGGAGAATTTGTGGTCACTGACTTCCAGTGTTTATCTGATGATATCAGCTTCAACACTCTGCTCTACTGGTAAATTATGCTTATACGTTTATGGGATTCCTTTAGTTTCTTAGCAAACTAATGACAGCATGTGTGATAGGAATCAAGATCTTCTGATGCAAAATGAGACCCACCAAGTGTCATTTGACGCCATTCATTTACAGTTCTGTATATTTACGTAATCCATGCAAAAGACAAGATAGCCGAACAACCGATGTAGAACAAACTACATTTGTCTTAAGAAAACATATGACTTGATCATGCTTTTACCGATATCTAAAAAATCTAAAGTGTGTCAGAGGGACAATTTACACAGGAAGGGGATAGTTCCTGCAGTTCCCCAACCCGATAAAGAAACTTTACTTTGAAGTCTCTTATCTTAGGTACTAAAAAGGAGGAAATGGAATGAAAATTCACTTGACCACTTTGATTTTAGGTACTAAAAGCAATCATGGATGCCCACTCTATCATTTTCTCCTTACTCTTTTTGTACTGTTGTTTTCACTTCAAGAAGATCTATGTTCCAACTTTAGGTCGGAGTAGTAAGAGGAGGGAGTATGTGTTCCCAGGATTAGCCGATAAGGTTCCAACTTTAGGTCGGAGTAGTAAGAGGAGGGAGTATGTGTTCCCAGGATTAGCCGATAAGGTACAACGGTAAAATTagtttactaacaaaaaaagaataacagCAACATTGACAGACCTAGTACAAAACTcagaagaaaaaatacaaatcaaagAGTTGCGTGCTGCAGATTCTtgagtactttttatttttttttgataagtaatcaTATTAGAAAcgaggcattaagggaatgcagCCAGTATAcaaaaaaggccctatacaccacTATGTGAATTGAAAAGTACAAACCAATCTGAAAACTTCTCACTAGTTGTCAAATTGGAAAAGGGTGTCAAGCATTGAGAGTAAATCAAGTCATCCAATGGCAGCGGCACTAGTGGAATACAGTCAATTGCACGCCATTGAACCAAAGCCAGAGGACGtacaagattttcaaaatttcccaGGAGAAGGGATTTCTGGCAAAATAGACGGGAAGTACATACATGTAGGGAATCGCAGGATTGCAGCACGAGCTGGTTGTACTACAGGTGCTATTCAACCATTTTGGCAATGTGGTAGTTGACTGTATATAATGCTTTCACTTCTAACATTGCTCATATGTATTATCAGTTCCACACCTTGAAGCCCACAGCTTGGGAGGAAAGACAAGTGGATTCATATACTGTGGACCATCTGCTGCTGGAGTATTCAACCTATCAGATGCTTGTCGGTCAGGGGCCAAGGAGGGAATTGAAGAACTAAAATTATTGGGCATACGAACTGTCATGCTTACTGGTGACTGTCTCGCAGCAGCAGTACTCGTACAAGACCAGGTGCACATCTAGTCTTCTCTGTTGATACAAGTTATTAGTCACTTAATCCAACCACGAAAAAGGCCGAAATGGTCTGGGTATTTACTTGTGTTTTCTTCATCTGAAAATTTTGCTACTCTATATTGGTTTAGTTCATTGTCCATCCCTGATTCCCTTTACATAATAGGGAATCAGTGGGAGATTGCTGCAGCTATGGCGTATGTGagtcacttctcattttctcTTGAAGAAAATCAAGTGAACTTGCAGTTATTAAGATTACAGAGTGCATTAAACCAAGAAGTctaaaagaacaaaagattacTTTGGAATGCATAGCCGAGATATAATACCTTGTTTAGTTCAATGTGTTTAAccaaaaagttaattatatgcAAGCGGAAGCTGAAAGCATCGCACTGCTACTTCAAATAATCAAATATGTTCCCAGATTAGTTAAAGTCATTTTTGGGTCATAAGCTATTTCCAGAAGCTGTACCAAACAAGGTGGCCCATTAGCTCTAGATCAGATAGAAACAGAAATAGCTATAAGCACCCTTGAGAGCTGCACCACATGGGGCAGGGAAAGTTCTCAAAAACAAGATGAAATTGCATTGAAAAGTAATAAACTAAATACCTTGTTTGCAGCTAGAGGATGCTCTTGACGAAGTCCGGGCAGAACTTCTACCAGAAGACAAGGCAACAATCATTCAGGATCTCAAGAATAAAGGAACTGTGGCTATGATTGGAGACGGCATGAATGATGCCCCAGCCTTAGCTACAGCTGATATTGGTATCTCAATGGGAATTTCTGGTTCAGCACTTGCAACAGAGACGGGAGACATGATTCTTATGTCTAATGACATCCGTAAGATACCAGAAGCTGTTCGACTAGCGAGAAGGACTCGCAAGAAACTCATTGAGAATGTCATTTTGTCAATCACTGTTAAGGGTGCTATCCTTGTACTGGCTTTGGCAGGCTACCCTCTGATTTGGGCTGCAGTTGTTGCTGATGTTGGCACATGCTTGGTTGTAATTATGAACAGCATGCTACTTCTACAAGGAACCCCAGACccagaagaaaaaaggaaattcCGCAAATCATCCCCTTCAAGTGGCAATCAAAAGCCCGGGTGCAACACAAGTGACTGTCACACGCCTCTTATCAGTAATTGTTGTTCGAGCAGTGTAGCGATGGAAAGGTGTGAAACTCAAGATTGTTCTTCAAGTGGACAAGTTGAGCCTTCCACTTCAAAATTATGTAAGAATGACAAATGCACTGACTTACAATGCATGAGGGGTATTTCCGAAGGAGATGGGAGGTCAAGTAACGTTGTTTTGGGTGCCGGTGCCAATGCAATGCCGGAAAATGCTTCTGAAAAAAGCTTATCAGAAATCATCATTCACTAGATGTACTGCTCAGGTTACATGGAGATGAACTTCTTAGATGATAATTGCTATAACAGATGGCAATGTTATTAGAGAAAGCATATTCGGATGAAAAGAAACTCAAGAAGGTTCCTATTCTATGTTGATTCTATGAAATACTGTCTAAGCTAGAACAGTTTAGGTCTTTtcatcatcttgaaatttattcCTGCGTCcgtgatttatttattttatagggtatttatcagtttattatttttttgtagattttATTGACACAAGTGTAAGATCAAACTGCTAACAAACCTCTCTTTCGTATGCCGTACTTTTCCCTGTCCTTTGTAAAAGGTGTTAGAGATTTTTTGAGcgttatggagagagagagagagagtttgcaTAACAACGAGGGATGACAAAGACATGGTTCTAAGATGTAGCTTTTAGAATAATAGATTTTCATTTGGACTAACAAAGTCACGGTTTCACACAAATGGTGCAAGACCTTTTAAGGTTCTTTCCATGAATTGGACAGTGCCAGGGTGACTTTCAGAGATGAATCTTGCTAGAATCTAGAATGCAGAGACTATTGTATACGATTAAAACTTAGAGAGAAACTGAAAAAATGAGCATCAGTGTACCTGGACAATTTTACTCGGCTGTTAAACGAGAGTATCCCGAAGAACTGCCTCTGGAAGTAAATGGTTCGAATGACCAAAGAAACTATTATTGACGCCCAAGATTTAAATCCATTTAAACAAGCTGTACACATACATCAGTGTGCAGGTGTTTGTAAATTATGCCTCTGAACTCTGTTAtgttagggagagagagagagagagagagagagagagagttcaatATGAACAGCAAAATCTAGCACACTGCAGAATATAAGTATCTAAAACCCCAGGGCGCCAACCACATTTTTATTTCCTCCCTTCTGAAATACTATTGTGAGGAAAGCATACAAGGATGTTTTCCTTAGCTTTGGCCTGTACCTACTTCTGACGTAACATAGTTCAAATATTGGAACATTTGGTTTTCGAAATTGTCATCCTCTTAAAAGAGTTAACTCACTGGATCCAATCTTGGGCAAAGAGAAACCTTCAATCACTTTGAACAGTAATAAGAGCATGTGCTCATCAAGGGCTTCTTCCCAAATTAAAAGCCAATTGACTTTCCAATCCTTGGAATTTACCCAAGATTCCTAGCTAAATTAAGGCTTGTAAATTGTGCCCTCTCCCCACCAAGTAATAATAGGTGGTTTCATCACGAAGTCAAGGACCACTAGTAAGCAGCTCCCATGAGATGATTGGCAAAAATGCAGTATTTGTAAAAGCAGCAGAAGCACTCCCTCACGAAGTCAATATACTCCAGGTGGGATGGCATCAGGTGCAGTGGTATGGTTCATCCGTTGGCCTTGGCCGCAGAAGCAGAACGAAGACAAACACAAGATATTGTTCACCACGACAATGTATATGTTCACTTACCACATTCATCGTTGACTTATTCTCCTGTAACCAAATACTGCTACAAAGTTAGACAATTACCAAGAGTGTTAAACATCGACTACCTAGTAATATAGGAAATCGGTACAAGAAAACTTTAAACAGTCACTTATGTTGGGATAAAAATCTAGAATGATCTACTTTCCACGTATTCGGAGTGACTTAGTGCATTAACTATTAAGTATTCCAGATTTGAAATCACTAAAAGATACTAAAAATTCAATACAAGGAGTTGCATTTGACAAAAcagaaaggagaaagaaaaactATACGGGAATacaaattcaaacacaattcCACAGGTATTCAATTCAAAGCCCATGTTCTCCAGTCTACAAAATCAGTTTGTACAGCTAGGAGACAAAAATAAGATGTGTCTACAGCTATATCTAATGATCTCAGAGGAGGCATAATTGGTGATAAGTGCAAAAGTATGAACTTGCAGTTAGGTTGGGTCCATTCAAACTTCGTTAACCCAAGAGATCTCGTATTCATGTTTGTGGGGAGCTTAAGTCCTATTTTCAATTTCGAATAATTATCAAACTGATATGTGCTTCTTGTTTTAAGTGGTCAGCAAAACACAACTGACTTTAGTTAGAAATCTTTAAATAGGACATATGACTCTGCCCAGTACTCAACTTCCTTTTCAAAATGAGGTATTCTATGTCAATGTGAAGTGACATACCATGCTACATTTATCTTGTAACACATGAAATCTATCAACATAAACACCCCAATTGTGCTGCggggaggaaaaagaaaaagtataaGCAAAAGCCTGTTCACTTTGATAAATCCATCTACCAAGGGAGTTCTTGATCTGCATAAAGGATTGCCCCAATCAAGTTCTAGATCAGAAATTGCAACAAGAGGTTGCTATATACTCCTCCTTGTCGCAATGATTACCTCAACAGACAGACTCTTCTTGTGGATGTCCTAGGGCTGAAGAGGAAAAAGCAAGAAAGctataaataaacaaacaacCAGAGAAACATAAACAAGGTACCTTTGAGTTACGATGCTCACGAGGACTATCAAAGCCATTGGGTCCCATTTTTGCTGCATCTGATGCCGGAAAGGTGAATAAAACCAAAGAGTGTATCCAAAATCTCCTATTCTGCCATTTCATCTTCTGCATTGCAGGTTTTTTCCCTTATTCCCTTGATAGGTTAATCTGCTCCCTTAAAGTGTGTTACAAAATCTACCAGAAGGGATGAAGGCTTAAGAAGGCTCCAAGATCATTCGCAAGAGTGGTGAGAAACCTCCAAGGAGTTCGAAAAATTAACACTTACAGATTCAGGGACAACTGTGTATCTTTCTTTAGAACCTAAAGCAGCTGCATTAGCACTCTTGGCTTCTGTAAACCATAGAAGTCATTCCATCAGAATCATAGCATCTAGGACTGCTACTGCTTTTCTAATTACAGCAACAACACAAGATTTTTTCCATGTAGAGAGTAGAGACAATGAGGCACCATCAAAATTACCCTATAGAGCAATGTTCCAACTAGATTCTTGCTCTTAAATCGAGGTTCTAGAGTGGATTCATCACCTCCAGATGGAGGTTCCTGAAACTAAGGTTTTCACATGATTAGTACGCTACACCTTGTTGGACATCtaataagaaaaggaaaacagcTCTGCATTTAAAAATAGCTAAACATCTAAAAGTGTAATCTCTACAAGTTTACCACTCTACCCCAATTGTACTGAATTTTAGAGCATGTGGCGCACTGTGAATGATCCACGTTCATAGCCACATGGGTTATCttcaattcaaaacaaaagcaaaataaacaaaatacacAAGTCATCAAACTCTTTTAAGCCGACAATTTTAGAAATTATAACTCAAATGATTCAAGTGACCGTAACTTTAGTCCTAAGTTTTCCCCATTTTATCTGAGAATCAAAAGCACACAAACTTTCCTGTGTCATGCAGCAATTTATTTTTGAGGAACAAAATCTTCTTCTACAACGTTTTGCAAAGAATTTTGATCGAATAATGTCATCTAGTGACAACAAATATCCATACGGAGCCATAAAACTTTATGAAGCAGACACAAGTGAAACAATTCCACACGGTCAAGTTTCTTCACTCTTAATACTAAAGGATAGACGACCGTAGAATTCCATCACGCAAAACACCAACC contains the following coding sequences:
- the LOC131325568 gene encoding putative inactive cadmium/zinc-transporting ATPase HMA3, giving the protein MVGKSEKSYLEVLGLCCSSEVSLIERILKPLDGVIQISVIIPTKTVIVDHDPLLISQTQLAAALNRERLEANVKLHGEIKSQYRWPEIWVMGCGLLLALSFLKYVYQPFQWLAVGAVAVGILPIIFKSIAAIRNCVLNVNILILIAVGGTLALQDFSEAGTIVFIYAISQWLESTASYKALAVMSLLTSIAPQKAILAESGSQVDVKDVPLNTVVIVKAGEAIPIDGIVVEGQSEVDEKMLTGEPFPVFKQLDDTVWAGTINLNGYIKVKTIAIAEDCVVARMTKLVEDSHRRKSKTERLVDTCAKYYIPGVVLLSAGLAVIPAALRVDNVTQWFYLAIVVLVSGCPCALILSTPVANFCALTKAATTGLLVKGGEYLEILAKVKTVAFDKTGTITRGEFVVTDFQCLSDDISFNTLLYWVSSIESKSSHPMAAALVEYSQLHAIEPKPEDVQDFQNFPGEGISGKIDGKYIHVGNRRIAARAGCTTVPHLEAHSLGGKTSGFIYCGPSAAGVFNLSDACRSGAKEGIEELKLLGIRTVMLTGDCLAAAVLVQDQLEDALDEVRAELLPEDKATIIQDLKNKGTVAMIGDGMNDAPALATADIGISMGISGSALATETGDMILMSNDIRKIPEAVRLARRTRKKLIENVILSITVKGAILVLALAGYPLIWAAVVADVGTCLVVIMNSMLLLQGTPDPEEKRKFRKSSPSSGNQKPGCNTSDCHTPLISNCCSSSVAMERCETQDCSSSGQVEPSTSKLCKNDKCTDLQCMRGISEGDGRSSNVVLGAGANAMPENASEKSLSEIIIH